TAAAACCGTTCATTGAACATTTCTTGAGACCGCAGGTTGCGTTCGATTCTCAGTGTAACCGCAGGTAGGTTCTAGCATATTTCAACAGCTAAAGCATATGTCATTCTGGTTATCCGTGAAATAAAAATGCTTCAACATTTTTGTTCCAACGCGTAAAAGTACAACATTTCTTCAACTTCAGCTCCACTACATATCGTGGGCATCTGTTAAATATAGCCTCTCATGGAACATTAATTTTAACAGTAATACtgtgacttgggcgagttggtacatacttcgGACGAATGCAGCGAAGCCAGGAGACACAAAGAAGCACGGACGAGCGTTCGTCTGTGTCCTCTATCTTCGTCAAAGTCGCGCTGCGTACTTCCAAATTAATTGTAAAGCATTTCCACCGATGATTTTTCCAAGTAACACAGTCATAGCCGAGCAATCGGATGTTTACTAGATCGTTAGTGGCTTCCACCAAATcgtcggcttgggcttgggtcagcgcttcgcgggggcgtccggcgGTACCCCGCACCAATATAAATAAATAGCGTAGATCATCGggattatttatttactttgtaTTTTAAAGCCCACCATTATAAGCGGCTTGCGGCACGTCAGAAGTAACCCGTAGCCTGTCGGAAAATTCGCGCTCTACAGCGCCTTTTAAAACTAAATGCCGCTTTCACTTCCGCGCTTCGCTTCTGCTTTTCTGAAAGGTCTCGGATTACAGAGTGGTATTAGGGAGACTTAGCTGTTGTTAACTGTCAAGCAACTCACTTAAaatgtttgaaagataaatctcaagggggagaCACTTGCCGCTGCTGTCCCctccagcctgaacacaaggggtgTCAGGACCGCCCTGATGgaccccccatgatttacgccagtggCAGGAATCTCAACAGCCCATCAACAAATGGTCCGAGTAGGTTTTCACTTTCACATTCTTAGAAAGTTGTAAGCGTACCCCGAATTTTACGGGCGAaactccttatgccgtgggtctgtccatcctccgtttgttcgtttgtttgtagtagccacctctagttcgtgagaagcgccattctggtatgcagtagaagaagaagacgacgttgactaGCGAGACTCTCgtgtgtgttcgcctgtgtggcgttctttcttcttcactacgtctcgtgttttcaacgacgcccgaagacaacatttcagaagtaacgcaccatgaggctccctcttggcgcgctttttctttcgctggaagacaaggctacagatacccacccacgagatagccgtgAACTTTGCAGTGGTCGGACGTCTTGGCAAAttattgccgttctcttatgttttctttacttgttgttgccttctgtagtttcccgcctaccatgtaagcctagctggttttatgtcaagcttgtagacgatgtggaacgggaccccatactactgcggtggacgttctctatcttaccgacacgtggaacgccaaaagaccgtatatcaaacgatacgttccagtcgtgtgcatcgattatGCAGAGCGTCCtccaggtggtgtggccgtatacgtcaaacaaacagaaaaggcgcaagatctgaaactactaccaacgacacagagccacaatggtgaatatgctgccatcgattttgatggttacatcatcatgaccatgtaccttgcacccaatttgtcgagtgggaatatcaaggcattcattgacacggcatcgtgtaattatgacaagtacaagaatagaccatttgtgttagttggtgacctgaatgtcgatattaccgaaaagaacaatgagtggtttatacaacatatggcagccaaatatgctctcacgtgcacgtcctttgatcatatgaaaccaacgaccatccgagggacgtgtatatacctggtattttcaaatttccaattgcaacccgtacaggaaccgctatcccttcatttcacggaccataaagccgcgataatgaagggacaacgtaagccaagcatcatctaattaagaaaaataaaagtttgatgtttgtaataaacacacagtgtttctcactctttatatgacgattgatggggcgttacacagaagattcacggtttaccgatgatatcctccggaacttcgccccactcatcatcattcaccatgtggatatgctgtgatttttttatttttctactcACGCGGACGTCTCAAAAACGAAGTGAACGAAGCACGCGCGTAGcaaaatgcggttcaatatatctaatctcaccaaattgctctgatcaggttaatacggctgtctgaaatacgagcgcaatagcataatttttgaagtattaatttgatgtcttatttattattaccatttctactcttaattttttttaaccattttacattcttcgaataagattttaagcttcaactacatattcttggcccatcccccagagtgggtacgtgccaaagaacagaaggcaaaacaaacaaacaaacaaacaagctggTGCGCTCACGCAGCTGGTGCACCGACTTCTTTATTGGGTCAACTTGCGAGAATTGGTTGGCAATAAAGCTTTAATGgattaatttatttttttttggaccTCAGACACTTTTCACTTTTCCTTGTAACGAAAGGCCTGTCTTGGGGAGAGTGGGCTCGCTATGCCAATCACTGgacgagacagaagaagaagacgagcatCCAGGGAAGGCAACATTCGACCGTTCCAGTTCAAATGCAAAATTTGCCGTCGTAGGGAACATGGACCACCTGAGCCGAGCTCGCAAACATGCCGAACGTGCAGTGTATCTGGAGATTGTGTCGCGCGACCACATGGCAGCGATGGCTCATTACACACAGGCGGCCATGCACCTGGAGAGTGCCCTGGAGATCATCCTCTGCCGCATTCGCACGTACGCTTCCAAGCTCGAGACGCTCAGGTGAGCTAACTGTGGGTGAAATAAGGATGGACCATCGTGAACGATCGTATCTGTACATTCTGTATAGGATAGTATCACAGTTGAAAACAGGACATACTGGCCTCGCGAGTTGTGGTTGTAGACggtgaaaaaagaaacattaccTACATTATTCCACTTCGTGCCGGCTAGTGTTAACTGTCATGTTGAGCTGTGAATCGCTCTGGTAGTGTAACCTCCTTTTATTTTTATCTCATTTTCATAAATTTCTACTTGCTCTTCTAATACCTAGCAGGGTTTCCAGATCGACAAGACAAAATATTGctaagaaattgaaaaaaaaacttgccaaAAATAGCCAACGTGAGCCAAGGACAGTTTAAATAGCCAACAGTAgtcacgcgtgtgtgaaaacaattTCGGCGGTGTATGACTAAATGCAAAAACCTTTCGGCGGAAATGTACAGTACAGccccttcaaaatcataatttaagctgaaagcataaattgttgactttagcaaccATTCTTCCCCGGATGACGAAGTGTATTGCGCTCTAACAGAAATGACACTCCCTTCACGCGTATTACGGGACTTCTCTTAAAAGGACTAGAGGTACGAGCCTTGTgtcgacaataaaaatgagtactggATGAGTGCGCTCAAAATAACTGTGGCTGGGACTGAATTGTAGTCAATTTAGCAATCGTTTGTCGGGTGGTGACGAAGCGCGAGCAGTAATACTCACAAGTCGCAGTGTTTGCCTAATTCTAAGAAACAACCCAGTCAGTCGGATATGGGAATTCTAAAGTCGATGAGTGGAGAGCGTCCTGGATGAGGAGCGCTTTCCATTGGCTTCACTTTCAATGACAGTCTGAAGTTGCGTTCAGCGACAGGTGGCCTGCAAAGCGAGGCCCTGTGCAACggcacccctcccccctttttttcttttccccttccTACCCTGAGTGCCAGCCACGCACCCAAAagtttttcttttgtgtaatacAAGCGCGAAATTCAACCTAGGGAGCTCGAAACAAACCCTGGTCGCAATGTGTTGACActgcatactcgaacgccagcggctgcaacgGAACAAGGTCATTTCGTTTAAATCGAAGGAACAAGAAAGTAGCGAAAAAATGGCCAAGTACCCAAGACGTTCTTCTGCCGCCACTCGCCTAGAaaggtagccaaattggcgcaaagtagcgaAACATGGCAACCCTAAAATTTCCCTTGCGCAGAGAAcaaacgaattttttttctgttagatAATTTTTCCAATGTTTTATGCTTGTCTTTGTGTAACCTGTGTTCTAGTTAGGAGTCGTGCTTTCCTTTGCTTCTTTATAGCAATATTCTGCTATAGGACACAATTACGACGCCACAGATCAGACGGACGACAGGGCATCCGTCATGCAGTCACCTGAAACATCTCACGCATCCCGCGTACCTTAAATAGCCTTCTCTGCagacattttttattgcgatagcaattatatggacagtctcggctgatttctgccaaccccgtcgccgccatcatgtaccgtatgtatatatatatatatatatatatatatatatatatatatatatatatatatatataagccacaaagaaaaataattcagaaaaaacttccgacgtgcggaatcgaacgggcgacctctcgcttcccaGCGTGTGGCGTTACATGGTTAGGCCATGAGCAACACCATCTTCCGGCCGGCTGACGGCGACCTATTTCTATACACAGTTTACTTCAGCATGCtctcttagtcaccacatagatggcgcgatgtgcgcgcatggcgcgctttaaagatcgtcgccccgctccggcgaacgccgttgctcttcgccctacagggcgtggttgcctttgtgcgcttatctcgaggaaaaaaGTTGTCGGCCGGGGGTtcgagcggggggttgtatgtcttgtgctttccccacgatgtccgcgctgtAGTCACAGAGCTtaagaaggtcacttcgctcgctgcagcggcggcgtttgcgaaaagagcgcgctgttcaaacagaaataagtaacaactgtgacagttagttcgcgctcgtcctttgtgtacctgttcgttcgtttcgtgcctcctgctttatgcttgagcagtgcgcttcaagtgtcgagctgtgacgcatgatagttcgcgctcgtcctgtgtgcgttcttttcgtgcgtcctttgggctcgagcgacgcgctggcaatttcgagctgctttccattcttcgcgttccATCCAAAtttttcgctatcgcattcattgcttcgccgttgcggcgaaactctgactttttcAAACAAGAATGAAAGTTTTCAGACTCCGTTCCTGCCATGCAATAGCAGTCTCCTCAATATGAAAGGGAGGGCACGAAGGGATTCCGACAGTTATACCGAAAGTTGCATGAATGAGTCTGGTGAACCGCTTCCGGCGTCTGAATGTGCACAGTGGTGTAACAGTGTTCTTTCCGCCAATATTGGGGGAATCACTGTAATGCCTGTTGATCCAATGGTGTGCTGTgaatattgtcacatggttgtggcGGCGAAGGACGCGAAACTCAAGCCGGTAGAAATGAAacttctttattgggcgaacttgcgccAGGTGTTTTGTGTTGAGTTGGTACGGATTCTGTGCGCGTCAGAAAAAGAGATACGTGTGCACAAGAGTGCGTCACAACATGAAGTCTGTTATTGCTGCATCCCAATTGCTGTCACCGACACAGGCGGCACCATCAGACAGCTGGTAGAACACGGGTGGCACCACAGCACCGCCTCACTTCAAGCACTTGTAGCGTAGCATTACATGTGCAGACGCAGTGGTGGAACTACGCGGCGGCCACCACGTGTCCTCGAAAGACCCTCGTCTTCACTAACTGCTgacattttttattttgttctgtgCAGTGTCTCGTATGTCCGCCGTTATTTTGAGAAGCACTCTGCGCTGTGGTCATAAGGATTGCAGGGTCCGTCTGATTCTGGTCTGAGAACCCCGACAGGTGACGCCCGTTAGACTGCACCTTGATCAGTCTCTACGATGCAACAGCGACGTTGTTGGCCCTCACTTAACATAGTAGCGGGAGCTCCTTCTGGTCGAACCCCCACTCGTTCTCCTGTTTCCAGTGTAGGCAATGTCCTAGCCCGGCGACGGTGGTTGAAGTCTGGCTCAATTTTCCTCGTGTAAGTCGCATCATTCATTGCCTGTGTCTCTAGCAGGTCAAATCGGTTGCAACGACTGTTTGATCTTCGGTAAGGGAGGTCTGAGTTGTCAAACCGCTCCGCAGATCGACAGGTCCTCAGCGTCTACACTACGTGAgatcataagcgtgcgcacggCTGCTCATCGGggcgggggggcgaaggttcatcgcggcgctcTCCCTacaaagtcaatgtatggggcacactTTGAGCACTcctttcttaggtgactaggggggggggggagtgtggcCACCTCCCTTTTCCCGTGCCTACGCCTATGCGTGAGATCGTGCTCAACCAAGTGTTACCATGCATGTTGATACTTGAGTATGATTATTAGCTATGGTCTAACACAGAATATACAACAGCATGATCATTACCAGTTTAAACTGTATATTATGATGCTTGGGTAACTGCAAATGAAGCCTTTCATTTCCTATGATTGCTTCTCCCCAAAACACTTGTGCGCTTGACAGTAGTTTACGCCGTTGTGATCCGAAATCTCCCGCATGGTTAATTTCCGCGGAAGATAAATCTATCAATGGTGTACTGATGCACATTTCGTCTCTCAGAGAAGCCATAATAGCTGCTTAACAAACTAAAGGTGCGGAGTGCCATACTCATGTAGTAAGCAACCATCTTTCCCAGAGATTTCGTTATCTGGAATCGAGCGCCGCTTGCCTTACTGCGCTGGAGGCGGCCGCTAGCACTTCGGATTCTACTTAAAGTTGTCCAATTAATTCCCAGTTTATGATTCTTTCCCAAATATAGAGTtcaaccccgctgttacgttcccggGTACTccgttttcctggctgttacgtcgttttcggcCGGCCCCGGTTAGCTCGCAGTGGATCCCATGCATTAGAAACCCAGCTGTTACATCGCAAGTGTGGGATAATTCCGGCATTGTACGTTGCAAACCGGCCCTCCGAGATGGCCCAGGCTGCCATGCTGATTTTTCACGTGACTTGACCTGGTCCGCTTGGTGGTTTGACGATTGAATTGGCCACCAGAAGCGGCGAGCTGTTACATCGCAACTGTGCGATCATTCCCGCGTTGTACGTCGCGAACCGGCCCTCCGAAATGGCCCAGGCGGCCATGCTGACTTTTCACGTGACTTGGCCTGGTCTGCTTGGTGGCTTGACGATCGAATTGGCCGCCAGAAGCGGCGAGGGCGACATCTATGATGTATCTTTAACTCCACCCAACAGAAACACGGTCTCTGAGATCTGTATTTTTCGTCTAAGCATGGCGTATATGACGTGTTTGGGAGTTAAAAATCGGTTTTCGTGCATTGAACTTctagatcgtttttttttttgccaggaatTATCCTGTTTGCGAAACCAACGGCTTCGTGGGCCGTAACAACGCTGGATTTGTTCCGGAGATTTGCACTGCAGATGGCACTGCAGATGCTTTAGATGCGCCCTGTACTGATCGGGCACGAGAAAATGCGCTAGGCGATGCTGCACGATTTCTTCAAGCGAAAAGCttgaaataaaattgtgtgcTTCTCATCACTACTGTAATTTCTGTTTTTTCCCGtttctcggctcttgcgtttcccgacTCTTACGTTTTATTTTTACGGTACCCTTAGAAacatatcagcggggttctactccAGTCGTATTGCGGAATACCCAGGAGATCATAGGGGCAGCCAAAGAGCTTACTCACTGCATAGTGCGCATGTGATCGTCTCAGCATTGGGTGAAAGACAAAGATGCGAAAGAGTCACGCTGTATGAAGATTCCAGCAGTGCACGCTGTATATGCTTTATTTGTAAGTGTAGCTTTTGAAAGAGCTTACTTTTTCCAGACACTACGTGGCCTCACCTGAGCGATGGGAGCGCATCTCTCTGCCTCCCAGCCGTGCGCGCACCGCCGACAAGCGCTACGTCTGCGAGATGGAGGGCCTCGTCGTCCTGGGACGACATTGCGGCCGCTGCGTCGACGTCGGCTTTCCGGACGTCCTGCGGCAGCTCTACCAGTTCTTCCAGATCCCGAGCTTTGGCGGCTCCCGGACGCCCCCTCGCGGCAGGCAGAAGTCTTGGAGGACCGTGCTGCTATCGGGCCCTGCGGCCACCGGCAAGCACAGCCTAGCGAGAGCCCTGAGCAGCGGCATCCGGGTGTGTTCCGTGTCCTACGTGTACGTGCCGGAGTTGCTGCGCAAGCCGAAGCACAACCTGGAGGTGGCCGTCAGGAGCATCTTCGATgcctccgccgcggtggtgcccGTTGTGGTCATCCTGGACAGGGTGGACGAGATATGCAATGCGGCAGCTGTGGACGCATCCAAGGTGCGTCCTTAAATGAGAACATTGCACACACTAAACGTTTCACGTGCATATAAATGGTTCGTCGTCTGTGTTGAATGGCCAGCACCTTTAGGACTAAAAAGTGCAAGCTAATAGAAAACGAGGCTGCCCATAGTCAAGAGTCAAGATATTGAgatgcaggggcatagccagaaatttatttggAGTTGAGTGGGGGGGAGAGCCTTCGACttctctttatgtatgttcatgcgcgtgtgtgtatgtgtgcgtgtacatatataaAATTTTGTGGGAATGGGATCGCCCCTCTGGCTACGGCAGTGTCATTCAGTACAAAAGGAAACGCGTAGGTGAGCACAAGTGAAATGTAATCAATGTACCGCTCGTACACAATACTGGCAGCGAAAGCGGTCGGCAGCATCTGTTGGCTAACAACTACACATATAATGTGAGGGAAATGAAGTCTGCGTTTGTCGCGGCATTTTCATGGAAGTGATCATGGTGATAGCAGTGACAGACGAAAGCAGGACTACGTAAAGTTATCATCAACATCTACTTCACAAATATATGTCGGCACGCATGTGTGGAAGTATTTCACTCTCTTAACCTTACATGTACTGAACACCGGTACAGTCTGCAAGTGCATTCGTGTACGATAAGTTTTAAAGCCTTCATGGTTAGCGTGTTAGCCGTGTGACAAAACCAAACAAACCCCGAACTAATCCTTACAATTGTACAAATTTCTAGTCTCTTTAACGCATGAGCAGATTTCGTGTTCGAAGGCATAAGCGATGaaggctccagcaacaccccgggttccagaatttttcatctcttcaagcttccatcttaccCTGAACTTCTGCCGTATTTAGAGGGAAGAAGACCACACGGGATTACTTGGGGCGAGTCGATATGGACGCATTATGAGGGGAGGACATCCTTAGTTCCTAATTTTCCTGCAATAAAGGCTAAGAACCCTACAAGTagatagtttattcatttttcaACACCCCTTTCGGAGCACATAACCAGGTTCATGCATTAGGGCTCCTTTTATTCCTGTGCGTAGGACGTTTTGCTTCTGCAGCGAGGTTTAACGAACTACGCGAGCTCTTCCACCATGAACCCCATCCCACTAGTCAAAGGTGCAGTCCTAATATTTTACGAGTTCATCGTTTGgcaatttttttacaataaatcaTAGAtgtagtacacaggacgagcgcagactaatcatagatggtcgagcgccaatgAAGGAACAGTACTTATGAAGTGATCCGGAGGGATAAAACCTGTTACACTCAGCACCATGAAAGAAGTAAAGAACTTG
The nucleotide sequence above comes from Rhipicephalus sanguineus isolate Rsan-2018 chromosome 8, BIME_Rsan_1.4, whole genome shotgun sequence. Encoded proteins:
- the LOC119403600 gene encoding vacuolar protein sorting-associated protein 4A — encoded protein: MDHLSRARKHAERAVYLEIVSRDHMAAMAHYTQAAMHLESALEIILCRIRTYASKLETLRHYVASPERWERISLPPSRARTADKRYVCEMEGLVVLGRHCGRCVDVGFPDVLRQLYQFFQIPSFGGSRTPPRGRQKSWRTVLLSGPAATGKHSLARALSSGIRVCSVSYVYVPELLRKPKHNLEVAVRSIFDASAAVVPVVVILDRVDEICNAAAVDASKVVSDCIQEVLEDSDVVARRYVVGVTNAPWLLTSDVQVLFQRRVYVPLPDHTCRATITEHLLSGSDGYASSLSLGDIADATEGFTSTELAMCLRSPFYHIDSREKLNQRFVDLVKVSGIEPARCCSCVGEVQPDEETTPPLSSVSEVGPASPSTTPLFPVDAELQKAIAAMTKVLTQNPRPRPPRCGAAVRTYSRSSVRNCTIC